A genome region from Natranaeroarchaeum sulfidigenes includes the following:
- a CDS encoding uracil-DNA glycosylase, with amino-acid sequence MDANQEELSNPFGMDEDCRNCPALCETRKQVVHGYGDVGADFLFVGEVPGAGPDRTGVPFTGDETGRALLSILRRLGLCGSEPDSEEPRLGNTFLTYTARCRHPGRAPTDEELGNCEPYLNAEIRMINPEIIVPVGERALEEIGTEYTTTPVEELDIVADHASRIRGRGFELMPMIDPTEQTDQQTQAFVEAFAELMASDYRQTKGRRGR; translated from the coding sequence GTGGACGCAAACCAAGAGGAGCTCTCGAACCCCTTCGGAATGGACGAGGACTGCCGGAACTGCCCGGCGCTCTGTGAGACGCGCAAGCAGGTAGTGCATGGGTACGGCGACGTCGGCGCTGATTTCCTGTTCGTCGGGGAGGTGCCGGGAGCTGGCCCCGACCGCACCGGCGTTCCGTTTACCGGCGACGAGACTGGCCGGGCCCTCCTCTCGATTCTCCGACGGCTCGGCCTCTGTGGCTCGGAACCGGACAGCGAGGAGCCCAGACTCGGAAACACGTTTCTCACCTACACGGCACGCTGTCGCCACCCCGGCCGTGCGCCGACCGACGAGGAACTCGGGAACTGCGAACCGTATCTCAACGCCGAGATCAGAATGATCAACCCCGAGATCATCGTTCCAGTCGGCGAGCGAGCCCTCGAAGAGATCGGCACCGAATATACGACAACGCCGGTCGAAGAGCTCGATATCGTCGCGGATCACGCCAGTCGGATCCGCGGCAGAGGGTTCGAGTTGATGCCGATGATCGACCCCACCGAGCAGACCGACCAGCAGACGCAGGCGTTCGTCGAGGCCTTTGCCGAGCTAATGGCAAGCGATTATCGGCAGACGAAGGGGCGGCGGGGCCGGTAA
- a CDS encoding DUF7549 family protein: MAWVRSEYAGELAVVSAWLAALLPWNVTYATIFEGEATVLSIRFPFVQLRYVLGIELPGSEGLSIDHPMAARSLVEGTPVIVYDLWIVGALCILAAVGLSVVMYLREEWVTERLPRSPVRVMGALLAGATIALSASTVAIITHGEFGGGLPIPIGLVVLGALSWILLTVDLA, encoded by the coding sequence ATGGCCTGGGTTCGCTCCGAGTATGCTGGCGAGTTGGCTGTTGTCTCCGCGTGGCTCGCGGCACTGCTGCCGTGGAATGTCACCTATGCAACTATTTTCGAGGGAGAGGCCACTGTGCTCTCGATCCGGTTTCCGTTCGTCCAGTTGCGATACGTGCTGGGTATCGAGTTACCCGGCAGTGAGGGACTATCGATCGATCACCCGATGGCTGCCCGGAGTCTGGTAGAGGGGACTCCTGTGATCGTGTATGACCTCTGGATCGTCGGCGCGCTGTGTATTCTCGCTGCGGTCGGGCTCAGTGTCGTCATGTATCTCCGCGAGGAGTGGGTTACAGAACGGCTCCCGCGAAGTCCGGTCCGGGTCATGGGGGCGTTGCTTGCCGGAGCGACGATCGCGCTGTCGGCGTCGACAGTTGCTATCATCACACACGGCGAGTTCGGCGGTGGACTCCCGATTCCGATCGGTCTGGTCGTACTCGGGGCGCTCTCGTGGATACTGTTGACCGTCGACCTTGCCTGA
- a CDS encoding type II/IV secretion system ATPase subunit, with protein MTEDTDPGSIPLGMDDVPTADATADGSASRESLGQRLRRALDLLKGSTIDVDRYRPGEHGPLLSFTGLDGYDEIDRYWVNAPFAFVSINHDRERNRKRYHVVEPELDDDEYELLETLFDDIRDPLVYRGDVNTENVEAVLVEELRNHLERYGVEIDTVGFYRLFYYLYRSFRGYGKIDPIIHDPHIEDISCDGYELPIFVYHDDYTDIETNVSFGKGALDNFVIRLAQQSGRHISVGEPMVESTLPDGSRAELALGEEVTPRGSAFTIRKYSEEPFTPIDLLEYGTFSVDQMAFLWFAIEHNKSLIFAGGTASGKTTSMNAISMFIPPRSKVLSIEDTRELTLYHDNWLSSVTRERIHEGNDITMYDLLRSALRHRPEYIIVGEVRGDEAITLFQAMNTGHTTYSTMHADSVQTVINRLENDPINVPRSMVQSLDVLCVQTLTRFDDERVRRNKTIAEIEGIDQRTGELDYSTSYRWDASDDTFTESGSSIVLEEIREDRAWSQAQLLSELRNRRTFLEYLWENDISGYRRFTALVNDYYADPDAVIERIENDEMDRPTAPAE; from the coding sequence ATGACAGAAGACACTGACCCAGGCTCGATCCCGCTCGGAATGGACGACGTACCGACAGCGGACGCTACCGCGGACGGAAGCGCAAGCCGGGAGTCACTCGGGCAGCGACTGCGACGAGCCCTCGATCTCCTGAAAGGATCGACGATCGATGTCGATCGATATCGCCCGGGAGAGCACGGCCCGTTACTGTCCTTTACCGGGCTCGACGGGTACGACGAGATCGACCGATACTGGGTGAATGCCCCATTCGCCTTCGTCTCGATCAACCACGACCGGGAGCGCAATCGCAAGCGCTACCACGTCGTCGAACCCGAACTGGACGACGACGAGTACGAGCTCCTCGAAACGCTGTTCGACGATATCCGCGATCCGCTTGTTTATCGGGGGGATGTCAACACCGAAAACGTCGAGGCGGTGCTGGTCGAGGAGCTTCGCAACCACCTCGAACGATACGGCGTCGAGATAGACACTGTCGGCTTCTACAGGTTGTTTTACTACCTCTATCGCTCGTTCCGTGGCTACGGCAAGATCGATCCGATCATCCACGACCCACATATCGAGGACATCTCCTGTGACGGCTACGAACTGCCGATCTTCGTCTACCACGACGACTACACCGACATCGAGACGAACGTCTCCTTCGGGAAAGGGGCGCTCGATAACTTCGTGATCCGGCTCGCCCAGCAGTCAGGCCGTCACATCAGCGTCGGAGAGCCGATGGTCGAGAGCACGCTGCCCGACGGGAGTCGTGCGGAACTCGCACTCGGCGAGGAGGTGACCCCCCGCGGCTCGGCCTTCACCATCCGCAAGTACTCCGAGGAGCCGTTCACGCCGATCGATCTACTGGAGTACGGCACCTTCAGCGTCGACCAGATGGCCTTTCTCTGGTTTGCGATCGAGCACAACAAGTCGCTGATCTTCGCAGGCGGGACTGCATCCGGGAAGACGACCTCGATGAACGCCATCTCGATGTTCATCCCGCCGCGCTCGAAAGTGCTCTCGATCGAGGATACCCGTGAGCTGACGCTGTATCACGACAACTGGCTCTCCAGTGTCACACGCGAGCGAATACACGAGGGCAACGACATCACGATGTACGACCTGTTGCGCTCCGCGCTCCGGCATCGCCCCGAATACATCATCGTCGGGGAGGTGCGTGGCGACGAGGCGATCACGCTCTTCCAGGCGATGAACACCGGCCACACGACCTACTCGACGATGCACGCCGACTCGGTACAGACGGTGATCAACAGACTGGAGAACGACCCGATCAACGTCCCCCGGTCGATGGTCCAGTCGCTCGACGTCCTCTGTGTGCAGACGCTGACCCGGTTCGACGACGAACGGGTCCGACGGAACAAGACGATTGCCGAAATCGAGGGGATCGACCAGCGAACCGGCGAGCTGGACTACTCGACCAGCTACAGATGGGACGCGAGCGACGACACGTTTACCGAAAGCGGGAGCAGTATCGTACTGGAGGAGATCCGTGAGGATCGTGCGTGGTCACAGGCACAGTTGTTATCGGAGCTACGAAACCGGCGGACGTTTCTGGAGTACCTCTGGGAGAACGATATCAGCGGCTACCGGCGTTTCACCGCGCTGGTCAACGACTACTACGCCGACCCTGACGCCGTAATCGAGCGCATAGAGAACGACGAGATGGACCGGCCGACAGCTCCCGCCGAGTGA
- a CDS encoding DUF5793 family protein: protein MRRDYFTLEAENIDWIDDDGEPAQPQVTIDFDGPGTTLRERLTNADGDLLTAEETDVAYRLQSPPDAEDATGVVSVTNRTTGDFVLELNEAAADVLQFIRAARRYGEHDPDTDGRYGVQLRIDGEELLSYDKETFLVYNEEGNLLRKHSLIPSGVEL, encoded by the coding sequence ATGAGGCGCGATTACTTTACACTGGAGGCCGAGAACATCGACTGGATCGACGACGACGGCGAGCCCGCCCAGCCGCAGGTAACGATCGATTTCGACGGGCCGGGAACGACACTCCGAGAGCGCCTCACAAACGCAGATGGTGATCTGCTCACGGCCGAAGAGACTGATGTCGCCTATCGACTGCAGTCACCGCCGGACGCGGAGGACGCCACCGGCGTCGTCAGCGTAACGAACAGAACGACCGGCGACTTCGTCCTTGAACTCAACGAGGCCGCCGCTGACGTCCTGCAGTTCATTCGGGCTGCACGTCGATACGGCGAGCACGACCCGGACACTGACGGCCGATACGGTGTCCAACTACGGATCGACGGCGAGGAGCTGCTGTCGTACGATAAAGAGACGTTCCTCGTCTACAACGAGGAGGGGAACTTGCTGCGAAAGCACAGTCTCATCCCGAGCGGCGTCGAGCTGTAG